In Rhodococcus qingshengii JCM 15477, the sequence GACGGGGTGTCGACCTTCCCCGACGGCGAAGTCAGGATCGAAGCTCGCGATGGTGGACAGCGCGTCCCAGGCCAGCCGAAGCCCACCGTCGAAAGTGAACTCCACATGCGGAGCGTCAGCGGGTGTTTCCGGAATGCCGAGCCCGAGGGTTCGGTAGAACGCGAGGGAACGAGCGAGATCGTTGGTGACGATTCCGACGAGATCGAGTCTCGGAGAGACGGACACGGTATTTCTCCTGTTTCAGGTCGAGAAGTGATCGGCGAGTGTGTGACGATGATCTGATGACCGGCGCTGACACCCTCGCTCTCGACGGTAGTCGGACGGTAGCGTCGAGTCTTGAACAAAACGGCCACACCTATATCGAGACTCAGATCACCGATTCGGCCGGCGTCTTCAGTTGCACGTGGAAAAGCACCAGCGAAGCCCATACGCCCACGGAAGCAAAGCGGATTCTTCCCGATCTCTGCGCCGACTTCATCGTCGACAGCACCGGAAAGTCGTGGCTCGTCGGACCTGCCACCGGTGCCGATCTGGTTTCGGTCGCCGCCG encodes:
- a CDS encoding VOC family protein produces the protein MSVSPRLDLVGIVTNDLARSLAFYRTLGLGIPETPADAPHVEFTFDGGLRLAWDALSTIASFDPDFAVGEGRHPVALAFDFGTPAAVDEAYQRITVEFPGHKAPFDAVWGQRYAVLLDPDGNTVDLFATL